ggtcatgcagttttgcataagtgaaccagaaaccagctgaaacttgcataagggactgcatgacttatgcagtcccacaaagatttcattaatgagctggcagaagattctatCTGAAAATctctcctaaaacacaccattttagggctccatgtcagaaaatgttataaatagcctcatttcccattttagagagaaggaagaaagaaaggaagaggaaAAAAAAGGAGCAGGAGCAACTGAAGAGTCACAATCAttttccacaccatttccaaccagatttggagatttctttcttttcttacatttttcctacatttctagtgttgagctttttgtttcttagcttagattaaagctttatttccatttaaactcagaatatcttgtaaatattatgggtagtgagtagttttattttgattctggagtaagggttgtaatatttgagatattttgtggattttgattgggtaatccatattttgtggtcttaatgagttttattcatttcttgtgtgcttaatgatatgcttagtgtaggatcccattaagtgatgttcttaatccatggttgaggcaccgaaaggagaaggccttgtgatagataatcaagaaatttgacttaattaacttagatctagaaatagactaaggattaagaggattcacagattaattaaagaacctaatgggtcttaattaattctaactccacgaaagtaggattagattgattaaggcactctttgtctcactcgaaagggtattcaaagaatttaagaattaatctccttaaaacccgtaagttccgcaagattggataaccaatttaaaatcccaaaatagctcgaatatgaaatcccgaactccagaatcgcctttttatcattgttaatttccaattgaatttaattacttgccattttaaattttgccatatttgaatttgcttattttaatttgatgcaaatttagttaaatcattacatagttgaatagagaattaattttgcacatatagatttcatactcaaatacccatcaatttattactttagtttcaaaaatagttcaatttagtcaattttttatatcaaaaattcaatcattaacacaactcctcgtgggaacgatatcttttctatattacttgtacgacccgtgcacttgcggttggaccACATCAATGGCGCAGGAGGCATTTATCAATGTATGATAATATTGAAGAGTTCTTGCAAAGTTAAAATAATTTCATGCCAATAAGTTACTCTTAGAGATCGGGAATATGACTAATAGTTGTAAAGATAAGTTGGGAGAAGGAGGTTATGGATCAGTATATAAAGGGAAGCTTCGCAGTGGCCATCTCGCAGCAATAAAAATGTTAGGCAAGTCTAAAGCAAATGGTCAAGAATTCATTAATGAAGTAGCAACTATTGGAAGAATTCACCATGTCAATGTGGTACGATTAATTGGTTTTTGCATTGAGGGATCAAAACGTGCTCTTGTGTATGAATTTATGTGTAATGAATCTCttgataaatatatttattcTCGAGAAGGGAATATTTCACTAACTTGGAGAAAAATGTATGAGATTTCTCTAGGAGTGACTCATGGAATTGAGTATCTACATTGAGATTGTGAAGTGCAAATTATGCATTTTGACATCAAGCCTCATAATATACTTCTAGATGAGAATTTTACTCCAAAAGTTTCAGATTTTGGTCTTGCTAATTATATCCAACAAACAAAAATACTGTTTCTCTTACTGCAGCAAGAGGAACAATCGGATATATGGCACCTGAATTATTTTACAAGAACATTGGTGGTGTTTCCTTCAAAGCTGATTTTTATAGTTTTGGAATGTTACTAATGGAAAtgactggaaaaagaaagaattgaaatcCAAAGGCAGAGAATTCAAGTCAACATTACTTTCCTTTTGGGGTTTATGACCAATTATTGATAGGAAAATTGAGATTGAAGATGCTCCAGATGATGATATGAAAATAGCAAAGAAGATGATCATAGTAGGGATGTGGTGCACACAAATGAAGCCGGGCAGTCGTCCTTCCATGAATGAAGTTATAGAAATGCTTGAAGGAAATTCAGAAAGTCTACAATTGCCTCCCAAACCGGTGCTATATCCAGAAGAAATGCCATTAAAGGATGGAGAAGACCCCACACTCGAATTAGGGTCATCATCAACCTCATCTATGTTACTGAATTCTACAGAGAACATGTCTGTAGGCGAGATGTAGCAACCTCACTCATTGAATAAGTTAGCAATCTTTTATGCATAATAATGCAATAGAAGTTTCCTTcttttgttttcttaaaatatagttTAGCTTAAAGAAAATTAATAGCCTTACACCAAATTAATAGATAAGTGACTCATATTACAGATGAATAAATTGCCTGGTATAACCAAATATATTCCTTTATAAAATGGCACACTTCTTAAGTGAGTCATCAATTCAAGAATCAAGATACGTTACACTTACAGAGTCATCACAAAATTTTGATGAAAAAAACGGAATTTATTTTCATAAGAGAAGGTAcataaatgaatatataaattttaatttcaatgacaaaaatataattattatgagAAAATATACATAACAGAAATATGAACCTATGACCCCTCTGTTTCAAATATTACAGCCAACTCTTGCTGAAGATGCCTCCCTAATGCATTGGCATCCATTCTTGCAGGACCAGCAGAAGCAAAAGGATTAGGAGGCATTGTTAACTTGTTTCCTTCCCCCTCCAGCATTTGAACTACAGCTTCCATTGAGGGACGACCCACAGGGTGCCACTGGATGCACCAGAGTCCTACAATTATAAGTTTTTTTGCAATTTGTTCATCATTCTCTTCCTTGATCTGGATTCTTAACTCTTCTCCTTTATCCAGACGGTTGTATACCCACTCCGGAAAGTAGACTTGGCTGGCTTCTGTAAAGtctttatttttcctccctctaacCATGTCTAGTAAGACCATTCCAAAACTATAGACATCTGACTTGTAGGACACATTGCCAAAGTTCCTAGAGAATACTTCAGGTGCAATGTAGCCTATTGTCCCCCGAGCTGTAGTCATGGAAATGGCACTCTGATCCTTGGAGCATAACTTGGCCAGACCAAAATCAGAAATCTTGGGATTGAAACTTTCATCCAACAAGATGTTGTGAGGCTTGATGTCAAAATGAAGTATTCGTTGATGGCACCCCTGGTGAAGATACTCAATTCCTTTGGCTATGCCTAAAGCAATATCTTGAAGCTTCTCCCACCCAAGAGGAAGCTCCTTTCCATCATCTGAAAATATGAATTTCTCTAGTGATTCATTTGGTAGGTGCTCATAAACTAGAGCTCTTCTAAATCCATCTGCACAGTACCCAACAAGGCGAACCACATTGACATGATGAATTCTTCCCATTAGTCCTacttcattaatgaactcttcccCATTTCCTGTTGAATTGTTGAGCATCTTAACAGCCACAAAGATCTCATTAGAAAGCTTCCCTTTAAACACTGTTCCATATGCTCCCTGCCCCAAGTTGTCCTTAAATTGATTTGTAATCCTCTTTATATCAGCATATGAGTATCTAGTGGGTTTGAGAGCTTTGTAATCCTGCAGAAACTTTTTGACCCTTGCTTGATTTTCTTTCTCTGCTTTGTCTGAGCTGTAGATGTGGTAGAGTACAAACCCCACTAGAACAATAAGCAAGGCACCCAGAGCTATACCTGCATACAACAGATTTTCTAGTTAGCAGATGCAATATAACAAAGCTTAAGATGGCAATTGAGCAGATAGATAGCTAGCTCACCTGCAGCCATTAACTTTATTCCAATGCCTCTAGATGATTTTGGCTTGTCAAAACATTCAGTTTCAAATCGGGTACTGTTCTTCAATCTGCAGTACTTGTCTTGTGCTTCACAAAACCCACATGCTGGTTTGGACCACTTCAAATGAAGAGTATTGTCTCTGCTGATGAATTCCATGGGAACTGATGAAACGTTATACATCTTCGTACAAGATGTAAGGGCAAGGCTACTAACGAATCCATCAGTAACAAAGGCATGGACATCATAGCCAGTAACACTCAGACATGGCATAGACAGGTATATCTTTCTATCTATTGACGTACAATTGAAGAAGACGTAATCATACTGGAACCTTTCGCCGAATTTGAAAGGAGAGTTGGACAAATTGAAGTTTAAGAGCTGTCTTGGAAGGCAATTGTTTGGATCTGATGCAAAAATCACTTGAGATGCATAATCAATGGTATTGATGTAGAGTTTCACTGAAGTTGGCAGCTCGAGCAATGTATCTTGCGTCTCAGTGCAAGATAGATCAAACCCAGGAAAGCCACAAAATTCTGGTTGCCTGTTCTTGAGCCGGAATGGGAATCGAATGGGGGGGCCATGTTTCCCACATCTTGATTCTTGACACTCATTAAGGCCTACACCACGGCCAACGAGGACTAGCACGAACAGCAAAAGGAAAGAGAGATTCATTCCAACGAAGAATTCTCGATGATCTTCTGGGCGGAGCTTTTGCTGCAATTTTTAAGGATTTTATTTTGACAAGGTAGTATGCATTTCGCTCTCTACAGTAATTCCGACTGCTGTATTCTGCAAGATGACTTCTTTTTTATCAGAAATTCTGCAAGATGACTAGACAGAGTCAACTTTGCCGACAGCTTGTCCTAACTTCGTTTTCATCCTCACCCACTatagttttttattattatttcacgAAACTGACACCTTCCTTCCAGTGCCATGGGTTGCTTTCAAAACAGCTCTAGCTTATAAAATGTCTTGGGGAGGACAGTTTCAATTTCAAAGCTAAAATTTCTTCCCTTCATGAATTCTTTGACCAAACTTCTAGATATCATTAATTTCAAAATTGGTTGCTTAACTCTCCCTCTTCCCAACAGTTCCAAAAAAAACTCTCTTATGGCAAGGCTCCCCTTTTCTGGTCTTTCAACCATTGCTGTTCTCATCATTTACCTCCAAGCTTGCAATGCGCAGGTTAGCCATCTCTGTGCTCCTTCTTCTTGTGGCAATCTCCATAACATAAGCTATCCTTTTCGATTAAAAGATGATCCACAAAACTGCGGCTACCACGAGTATGAATTGTCTTGTGAGAAAAATCAAACGGTTTTGTACTTGTATGCCGGAAAATACTATGTGCAAGCAATCAATTACGATAAGTCCACTCTTAGAGTCGTTGATGCTGCTGTTCACAAGGATAATTGCTCCTC
Above is a genomic segment from Hevea brasiliensis isolate MT/VB/25A 57/8 chromosome 17, ASM3005281v1, whole genome shotgun sequence containing:
- the LOC110637494 gene encoding rust resistance kinase Lr10, which gives rise to MNLSFLLLFVLVLVGRGVGLNECQESRCGKHGPPIRFPFRLKNRQPEFCGFPGFDLSCTETQDTLLELPTSVKLYINTIDYASQVIFASDPNNCLPRQLLNFNLSNSPFKFGERFQYDYVFFNCTSIDRKIYLSMPCLSVTGYDVHAFVTDGFVSSLALTSCTKMYNVSSVPMEFISRDNTLHLKWSKPACGFCEAQDKYCRLKNSTRFETECFDKPKSSRGIGIKLMAAGIALGALLIVLVGFVLYHIYSSDKAEKENQARVKKFLQDYKALKPTRYSYADIKRITNQFKDNLGQGAYGTVFKGKLSNEIFVAVKMLNNSTGNGEEFINEVGLMGRIHHVNVVRLVGYCADGFRRALVYEHLPNESLEKFIFSDDGKELPLGWEKLQDIALGIAKGIEYLHQGCHQRILHFDIKPHNILLDESFNPKISDFGLAKLCSKDQSAISMTTARGTIGYIAPEVFSRNFGNVSYKSDVYSFGMVLLDMVRGRKNKDFTEASQVYFPEWVYNRLDKGEELRIQIKEENDEQIAKKLIIVGLWCIQWHPVGRPSMEAVVQMLEGEGNKLTMPPNPFASAGPARMDANALGRHLQQELAVIFETEGS